From Heliomicrobium gestii, one genomic window encodes:
- a CDS encoding universal stress protein yields the protein MFKKILLATDGSEHALKAARYACHLMKLDPQIETTILYVFDLSHQFFLGSDGAVFFDPDILKDKMSELAGQILATTKALFEAEGLTCQTEATMGHPAFVIVDTAEHNGADLIIMGSRGMGEFRSFLSGSVSDRVFHLAKCPVMVIKEHKS from the coding sequence ATGTTTAAGAAGATACTCTTGGCTACGGACGGTTCTGAACATGCCCTGAAAGCGGCCCGCTATGCCTGTCACCTGATGAAGCTTGACCCGCAGATTGAAACGACGATCCTTTATGTCTTTGATCTTTCCCACCAGTTCTTCCTTGGATCCGATGGCGCTGTTTTCTTCGATCCTGACATCCTGAAAGACAAAATGAGTGAGTTGGCCGGTCAGATCTTGGCCACCACGAAGGCTCTCTTCGAAGCCGAGGGGCTGACCTGTCAGACTGAAGCCACCATGGGACACCCTGCCTTCGTTATTGTCGACACTGCCGAACACAACGGCGCAGACCTGATCATCATGGGTTCTCGCGGCATGGGCGAGTTCCGCAGCTTCCTGTCAGGCAGCGTCAGTGACCGCGTATTTCATTTGGCCAAGTGCCCGGTGATGGTCATCAAAGAACACAAAAGCTGA